Below is a window of Mucilaginibacter ginkgonis DNA.
AGTAATTTGCTCCTAATTAGTTAACTGTTAGATTGATCCCATTTGTTTATTGGTAAATGAATAAACAGCATTTAGTATTAGATAGGCCGGTGTACACCGTGCGCGATCTGTATGATAAGTACGGCGCTATGCTGTATGGTTTCATCTATCACATAGTAAAAGACCGAAGTCTTGCCGAACAATACCTGGTAGATATTTTTAAGGATATTACCCAACAACTTGACGAATTGAATACCAACAACGCAAGTGTTTGGGTGCAGTTGCAAACCATGGCGCGCAATAAGGTGAACAATATGGTTGAAGAGGCCGGCGACAATGAAGCGCAGGGTTTAAAAGCCATCGGCAGTTTTATAGCACGTAACAAATTTCTGGGGCTGATGTCAAATGAGCAACGGATAGTTTTTTGCAACGTCTATTATCATCGTCAATCTACAGCGGCCCTTTCGGCAGAATTAAAGATCACAGAAGAAGCTGTCAGAAGAATATTGAAAGAAGCGTTTTCTATAATGAGGAATAGTGCATGAAGAATATTGAGGAATACATAGAAAGCGGCATTTTAGAAAGCTACGTTCTGGGTATGGCAACGCCCGAGGAAGTAACTGAGTTGCTAAGTATCCAAAAGGTATACCCCGAAGTTGAAATGGCTTTACACAACCTTGAGGTTGATGTGGAACGTATTGCAGGTTTAATGGCCATACCACCGCCGGCGGATACCTGGAATAAGATAGAATCGCAGCTTAATGAAGTGATGCTTGCCGATAAGGAACCTGTACTTTTTAAAGAGTATACCCGGCCGCAGGAAAAGAAGGCGACAAAAGGATCTGAATATATAGAGGTAGAAGAAGTGTCTGACCAGATGCGCGTGCATAAAGCCTGGAAATGGGTTTTCGCGGCAGTGTTTGTTTTAGGCAAAATATTTTTGGGCTGCGCCATATATTTCTATTTGGAAAACCGCCAGGCGCAACAGCAAATCCAGGATTTAAAAACTGAATTGAAGCAGATCAGAAAATAATATTCCGGTCGTGACTCATTCATACCACCTCAATTGCCCTCGATCGTCATATTGTGAATAATCGAGCCAACAAACCATGGTCTACAGACTATGAACCAGAATCTATGGACTATCGTCTATAGTCTTATAGTTTACGGTCTATGGTCTAAATTCCCTACCTTGCACTTTTATACAAACAAGTGACTTTTAAGGATTTTAATTTTAGTGAGCCTTTAAACGAAGGCATCTCAAGTATGGGGTTCAACACCCCCACAGCTATACAACAACAGGCTATACCCATTATTTTAGAAGGTAAAGACATTATAGCCTGTGCGCAAACAGGTACGGGTAAAACCGGTGCATATCTTTTGCCGGTTTTAAGCCGCATCAGCCGGACAGACCAGCAGCAGATTAATACTCTTATACTTGGTCCCACACGCGAGCTGGTGCAGCAAATAGACCAGCAGGTAGAAGGCTTGGCATACTTTGCCAACATCAGTTCGCTTGCTGTGTTTGGCGGGGGCGATGGCATTGCTTATGAACAGCAAAAACGCGGCATCACCAACAAGGTTGATATCGTGATCGCTACGCCGGGCAGGTTGATATCCTTTCTGTCGTCGGGCGCTTTAAAGCTGGATCATTTACAGCATTTCATTTTGGACGAAGCCGACCGAATGCTGGATATGGGTTTCTTTCAGGACATTATGCGCATTATCACTTTTCTGCCGGCCAATCGCCAAACGCTCATGTTCTCTGCCACCATGCCGGGAAAGATCCGCACATTGGCCCGATCAATATTGAAAGATCCCGCCCAGGTTAATATTGCCATATCACAACCTGCCAAAGGCATTTTGCAACAGGTGTACCGCGTTCACGATTCGCAAAAAAGCCATCTGCTGCAGATTATTTTAAAAAGCGGCGAATTTAAAAGCGGTATCATCTTCGCATCGACCAAAGAAAAAGTAAAAGCGTTGGCCAAAGACCTGAAGCATGCGAAATTTGAGGTTGAAGCTTTCCATTCGGACATTGCGCAGAACGAACGCGAGCAAATATTACTCGATTTTAAGAACCGCAAACTTCCGGTAATTATCGGCACAGATGCATTGTCGAGAGGTATCGATGTAGAAGGCATAGACTTGGTTGTGAATTATGATGTACCGGGCGACCCCGAAGATTATATTCACCGCATTGGCCGCACCGCCCGCGCCGAGACAACAGGTACCGCCATCACTTTTGTAAACCGGCAGGACGAGCGCCGCATTAATAATATCCAGGACCTTATTGACCGCAAGATAGAAGAGGTGACACTGCCTGCCGAATTAGGCGAAGTACCGCATGATAAAATAGAGTTTAACCACCCGCGCAAAAGCCGCCGTAATAATAACCACCGCAATAACCGCAACCGTAATAAAGGTGGCGGCGGGCAAAGCAAAGCTTCATCTTAAATAAGCTCATGCCAGCAGAAACATTGCAGTTGCGAACAGTTAATGTAACCCGGTATGTTACTCCCTTGCGCGAAGGGGGCTCTTTACCCGCTATAGCCGAGGCCGATGACGAGTTTTTATATGTGCTGAAGTTCCGCGGGGCAGGGCAGGGCGTTAAGGCGCTCATTGCAGAACTGATTGGCGGTGAGATAGCCAAAGCGCTTGGCTTTAAAATACCCGAGTTGGTGTTTGCCAACCTGGACACAGCCTTCGGCCGTACCGAGCCTGATGAAGAGATACAAGACCTGCTCAAGGGAAGCACAGGGTTAAACCTGGCGCTGCATTATCTGTCGGGTGCCATAACTTTTGATCCGGTAGTTAACCGCCCCGACGCTAAACTGGCTTCGCAAATAGTTTGGCTGGATAGTTTGCTTACCAACGTGGACCGCACCGCCCGCAACACCAATATGCTAATGTGGCACAAGGAACTGTGGCTGATAGACCACGGCGCAGCTTTATATTTTCATCACAACTGGAGCAATTGGGAAGAGCAGGCCACCAAACCGTTCCTCAACATTAAAGATCATGTGCTGCTTCCGTTGGCAACAGAAATGGAAGCGGTGGATGCAGAATTTAAGGCGATATTAACCAGCGGGAAGATAAGGGAAATAGTAAACCTGCTGCCCGATGTATGGCTTGCAGATGGTTTTGATGGCAACCAGCCGCAGGAAGTGCGCGAGGTGTATTATCAATTCCTTACCCGCCGCATCGCCGTATCAAACGTATTTATTAACCAGGCTGATCATGCAAGAGAAACACTTATTTGAGTATGCCGTAATCCGCGTGGTACCCAGGGTAGAGCGCGAAGAGTTTTTAAATGTGGGCGTAATATTATACTGCAAGCAGCAAAAGTTCCTGCATTTAAAATTTGTGGTCGATGCACGGAAACTCACCGCGTTTTGCGCAAGCTGCAACGTTGATGAGATAGAAGATAACTTGCAGGCGTTAAACAAAATATGCAACGGCGAAAAAAATGGCGGGCCCATCGCTTTACTGGACGCGCCATCTCGATTCAGATGGATCACCGCCGCAAAAAGTACAGTCGTACAGGCATCAAAAGTGCACCCCGGCCTGTGTATTGATGCCAATCAAACACTCGATAAGTTATTCGCTCAGTTGGTTTTGTGACAGCCCGCACAACTTTAAGCTTTGAAAAATCGTAAGTGTTTAAGAACAAAATAAAGGTTGACGCCTTTAAGCGTTGACTACGTATTGTTTTTTAAACATCTACTCATGAAAAAGATATTCTACACATTAGCACTCGTTGCCGGTCTTTCGGCAACAAATGTCGCAAAAGCACAAACTACAGATCAGGACAAACAACCTGTTGCTGCCACCACCCAAACAGATTATGCTACAGGCCAAAACGCTGCTATGTGGAAACACAACATTGCAGGCGCCGCAGGCATACAGGTAACTTATCGCCACTACAACCTCGACCAGATAAACCAGGCGCTGAATGCAAATGGTATCCCGTCTTTAGGTAACAGCGATATATTTTTAAACCTGACTATGGACCATATCCACGGCGCATGGATTTTTGAAGATGGTTTAGGTTTAACGCCGCTCACTACATCGCGCAACAATAATTTTAAGGCAAGTTTCGGTCAGGCGCAGGCATATTTTAGGGCAGGATATAATGTTACTAAAGGTCAGCCGGTGTCGTTCTTTCCGTTTGCAGGGCTAAACTTTAGCGGCGCTATGCTGCACTTGAAAGACGAAGCGCGCGAGAATACTGTAAACAATTTTACAACAGGCTTACTGGCCAGCACATCAAGCAAAACCTATTACCAGGGCAACTTCGGCATCGAGCTTGGCGCCGGTTTGGATTACAACATCAAAATGAAATCAAAAGTGACAGATTGCGTTACCATAGACCGCAGCATCCCTATCGGCATAAGAGCGGGTTATTACATTAATGCCGCCCGCGGCGATTGGAAATTTAGTGACCATACGTTAGACGGCTCACCAACCAAAAATCAAAGCGCCGTTTTCGTTTCGTTCAGTGTTGGGCTGGGTTATAGCATTCATAAACAATAAGTTATACGTTAAATCTTTTTTTAAGGCATCTGCTTACCGCAGGTGCCTTTTTTGCTGAATGTTAACCCGTAACAAGTTTGTTAACATAATGATAATGTGATATTAACTTTTGCGTAACCTAACTTCGCGCTCAAATTATCAGCACATTCCATGAAAAAAGCCGAATTAAGATTACTGGTTAAAGAAGCACGTAAAGAGACTAAAAAAGTTATAGCGGCAAAGGTTGCAGCAGATGTTAATGAGATAGTTGCACAAATGGGTCACGACTCAAAAAAACTTTCTAAATTAATAGAGAAGGCGTCTAAACAACTTTCAAAGAAGATCGCTAAAGACATCAAGATCGATAAGAAGAGCATTGCCGGCGAGCAAAAAGAAGCGCCTGCTGCAGAGGCCCGGCCGCAAGAAAATTAATATCTTAGGGCATGCAAACGCAGCCCCGTTATCCAAATGTCTATTTATACAGGCGCGTGGTAAATGCCAAATTGTTTATCGATACGAATTACCACGAGCCCATCAATTTGGATGATATTGCCGACGAGGCATTTTTCTCCAAATTCCACTTTATAAGGTTATTCAGGGCGGCGTACAACTATACGCCGCACCAATACCTTACCCGTGTCCGGGTCGATAAGGCATCATTGCTATTACAGAAAGGTACAAGTGTATCCCAAACCTGCTACGCAGTAGGCTTCGACAGCGTGCCGTCCTTTTCGGCGCTTTTTAAAAAAGTTTTTAAACTGTCGCCGGCGCTATACAGACAGCGTGCTTTAGAACGCCGGAAGGATATATTGTTATCTCCGCACAAATACATACCCAATTGCTTTGCTGAGAAGAAGGGCTGGGTATAAGATTCGCAATTTTCGATAAGACGCGACGGTTGGCATTCGTTTTCTTTGAAGAAAAAACGATGATCACCAAATTAAACCATGTAAGCATTTTTGTCCTTGATCAGGACAGTGCTTTTGATTTTTACGTAAACAAGTTAGGCTTTAAAGTGCACACAGACGCGGCGATGGGGCCGGGCATGCGCTGGCTAACGGTTACACCACCCGAACAATCCGACCTTGAGATCTCTTTGATGGCTATATCAGAGGGGATGATGTTCAAAGGCGAAGCCGCCGAAAAGATGCGCGACCTGGTTAAGAACGGCACCTTTGGTTTTGGCGTGTTTGAATGCAACGACCTGCAGGCTACTTACGAAGAACTGAAGTCAAAAGGCGTTGAATTTACAAAAGAGCCAACTAAAGAATTTTATGGTTATGAGGCCTTATTTAAAGACGACTCGGGCAACTGGTTTTCGTTAGGACAAAAGAAATAGTATTAAGCCGCCGATAAGGCGGCTTTTCTTTTGGCGGCATTTTTTTTGTTAATGTTGCCGCATGTCGCAGATGGATATTTTTGGCGCTTCGCAGAAGCGGGAGGTCCTTCCCGGGTTGTTGGATTACCTTCCGGGCTTCATAACCGCCGGAGAAAGCGCAGATTTGTTGCAGCATTTAATAAATACTTCGCCGTGGACACAACGCTCTGTGATCATGTATGGCAAGGCGGTGCTGACGCCCCGGCTTACTGCCTGGTTTGGCGACAGGAATATCGACCCGGTTTTTAATGGCGACGGCTTGGCGCCGCATGACTGGACACCGGAGTTATTGAGTTTGAAGGAAAGGGTAGAAGTGGAGTCGGGGATCGAATTTAACAGCGTTCTACTAAATTACTACCGCGATGGCAATGACTCTGTAAGCTGGCATGACGACCGCGACGGCTTGGAAGGCCGCAACAAATTTGTGGTATCATTAAGCCTGGGCGCCACACGTTCATTTGACATACGGCGCAAAGATGACCACGCCATAAAATATTCCATCCCGCTTGAGAGCGGGTCGTATCTGTTCATGAAAAACGACTTTCAAAAAGACTGGCAGCACAGGATTGCTAAGTCGGTCAACATAATCAAACCCAGGATCAACCTTACTTTTCGCGTAAGCAAAACGGTTTGACCGTATAGCCATCAAGAATTCTCACAACTATTTGGAGATGTGAATTGAATAACTGATATTTACGGTAACTAATTATTTGTAAACCGTATTGAGAAAGTTTTTCGCCATAGCGCTATTGAGTATCCACCTGTTTAATCTGGCAGGCTACTACGCGTTGTACCAATACTTTGTTTACAAAAGCGATAAGGTGATGAATGAGCACATCGCCAAGAACCAATACAACGTTAACGAGTTGATAGAGGTTAAAATTCCTGTCAACCTGCCTTACGTTACCAGCTGGAGAAACTACGAGTCTATTAGCGGTCAGGTACAGTTTAAAAATGTTTGTTACAACTACGTAAAGCTAAAACTTACGGCCGATACCATGTATGTTAAATGTGTACCCAACTATGAAAAAACAAGGTTGGTGAGCAATAACGTTATCAAGGTAAAGGAGATTGCAGATGTGCCTGTAAGTAAACACGATGCTCCGCTTATTAAAAAGAGCGTAGACGATATTTATCATTACGAAAGCTTTGCCTTTCAACCCAATAACAGAGCGACTGTCATAAAACAATTTGGCTTTTATAAAGCCATTTCTGTTGCTCAAGGTGTTGCAGAAACTCCTTTTCTGCCACCGGAAACCGTTTAACCCACCTTTCGGGCTTGTGGTTGTATGCGTATAATAACGCGTATAGCCTGCTTTTGCAGATAGTCTGCAACATTTCTGCCCGGCGCAACCAACTGTTTTATTGAAATTTTATCGTGCGCTGCTGCGTTGCGGTAAGCAAATGTTTTTATGTACAATCTTAGTGCAGAACAAAAGCTATATTTTGTTCTACGACTGGCGGTAGCTATGTGCTTTATCGGGCACGGCGCCTTTGGTATCATAACTAAGCCTATTTGGGCTAATTATTTCGCGGTATTTGGCATCGGCCATGACATGGCGTTTAAGCTAATGCCATGGGTTGGCGCGGCAGATATTGCCCTTGGTATTACCATGTTGGTTTACCCGGTAAGGGCTATAGCAGGCTGGCTGGTGATTTGGGGACTGGTTACCGCTTCCCTTCGCCCGCTGTCCGGCGAGCCATTTGCAGAGCTGATAGAGCGTGCCGGCAACTTTGGCGCGCCGCTATGCCTGCTTATGTTGGTTGGGTTGCCAGATACCTTTAAAGGCTGGTTTACACTTATATCGCCCGAGATAAAGATCAGCGAAGCAAGATCAAAGCAATTAACAAACGTTTTGCGTGTACTGGTATTTCTTTTACTGGCCGGTCACGGCTGGCTTAACCTTATCCATAAGAAAGGATTGATAGACCAATACACCCGCCTGGGTTTTGCTAACCCTGTTAACGTAGCTTTTACCGCGGGTATGTTTGAGCTTTTTGCAGCGCTTACCGTGTTGGTAAAGCCTGTTAAAAGCCTGCTTCTTATACTGTTTATCTGGAAGATAAGCACAGAACTATTTTATCCACACTGGGAAGTCTTTGAATGGGTTGAACGCGGCGGCAGCTATGGATGCATCCTTGCGCTATTGATGTCCCTCCAGTTCCAAACCTCAAAGGGCTTTACCTTAAACTTTACATCACACAAAACCAAACCTATTAATTAAAACTCGATATGATTAAAACCTTACTTAACCGTTTTAGCAAAATATGGCTCATAGGCTGTTTCCTGGCTGTAACGATCAATGCCAGCGGCCAGACAGAGAATGACGCCATCATGATCCCTAAAAACTACATCTGCCCTGCTTTTATGTATAACTATGGCAGCTGGGACCATTACTGGGAAGGTACTTTCAACCGCGATAATGCCAACCTGGGTACCGTAAGCACCAAAATGTATACCGCGGCTGTGGTATATGGCCTTACAAATAATATCAACCTTATCGCCGCCGCGCCTTATGTAGCAACGCATGCAACGGCCGGCACATTAGCCAACCAAAAAGGCGTTCAGGACCTGCATTTTACGCTTAAATACATGCCGCTTGAAACGGTGGTTGGTGGTGGCGTACTATCTGCATATGCTATTGGCAGCTACAGTTTGCCGCTCACCAATTATGTTGCAGATTTTCTGCCGATGTCTATCGGTGTGCGCAGCAGAACTTTTTCTATAAGGGGTATGCTTGATTACCAGGTGAAAAACTTCTTTATCACCGGTTCGGGCCAATATAATCAAAGGCAAGACATTACTATTGACCGCCCGGCCTACTACACTACCCAACTTATTTACAGTAACCAGGTGGCTATGCCTAATGTAATGAACTACAACGGCCGCCTGGGTTATCGCAGTGCCAGTTTCCGTGCCGAGGCTATTGTTGATAACAATACCACTTTGGGCGGCTTTGATATCACCAAAAACAATATGCCTTTCCCAAGTAATCGCATGAATGCTACTTCGCTCGGCCTGAACTTTAAATATTCATTCCAATCGGGGCTTGAACTTAGTGCCGGTGGCAGCAGGGTTGTGGCGGGCCGCAACGTTGGCCAAACCACCATGGTGGGCGGCGGTATAGATTATCTGTTTAGCCTTAACAAGAGAAAGAAAACCAATAAAACTGTAATTAAAGCAGTTAACGAAAAATAAGATGACTAAGATGAAGAATATATTTAAAAACGTACTGCTGTTTTCAATTGCAGGTTTGGTACTGTCTGCCTGCAAAAAGGAGATGATATCTACTACGCAAACCATTAGTGCGCTGGCACCTGCAAGCCAGGACCTTAATGCCGATAACTGGAAACCGATATTAATAACAGGCTTTAGCGACCTTACAGTTGCTACGCCTGATGCTGTGGGCTCTA
It encodes the following:
- a CDS encoding RNA polymerase sigma factor, which produces MNKQHLVLDRPVYTVRDLYDKYGAMLYGFIYHIVKDRSLAEQYLVDIFKDITQQLDELNTNNASVWVQLQTMARNKVNNMVEEAGDNEAQGLKAIGSFIARNKFLGLMSNEQRIVFCNVYYHRQSTAALSAELKITEEAVRRILKEAFSIMRNSA
- a CDS encoding beta/alpha barrel domain-containing protein, with the protein product MKNIEEYIESGILESYVLGMATPEEVTELLSIQKVYPEVEMALHNLEVDVERIAGLMAIPPPADTWNKIESQLNEVMLADKEPVLFKEYTRPQEKKATKGSEYIEVEEVSDQMRVHKAWKWVFAAVFVLGKIFLGCAIYFYLENRQAQQQIQDLKTELKQIRK
- a CDS encoding DEAD/DEAH box helicase, whose translation is MGFNTPTAIQQQAIPIILEGKDIIACAQTGTGKTGAYLLPVLSRISRTDQQQINTLILGPTRELVQQIDQQVEGLAYFANISSLAVFGGGDGIAYEQQKRGITNKVDIVIATPGRLISFLSSGALKLDHLQHFILDEADRMLDMGFFQDIMRIITFLPANRQTLMFSATMPGKIRTLARSILKDPAQVNIAISQPAKGILQQVYRVHDSQKSHLLQIILKSGEFKSGIIFASTKEKVKALAKDLKHAKFEVEAFHSDIAQNEREQILLDFKNRKLPVIIGTDALSRGIDVEGIDLVVNYDVPGDPEDYIHRIGRTARAETTGTAITFVNRQDERRINNIQDLIDRKIEEVTLPAELGEVPHDKIEFNHPRKSRRNNNHRNNRNRNKGGGGQSKASS
- a CDS encoding HipA family kinase, which codes for MPAETLQLRTVNVTRYVTPLREGGSLPAIAEADDEFLYVLKFRGAGQGVKALIAELIGGEIAKALGFKIPELVFANLDTAFGRTEPDEEIQDLLKGSTGLNLALHYLSGAITFDPVVNRPDAKLASQIVWLDSLLTNVDRTARNTNMLMWHKELWLIDHGAALYFHHNWSNWEEQATKPFLNIKDHVLLPLATEMEAVDAEFKAILTSGKIREIVNLLPDVWLADGFDGNQPQEVREVYYQFLTRRIAVSNVFINQADHARETLI
- a CDS encoding DUF3037 domain-containing protein, translating into MQEKHLFEYAVIRVVPRVEREEFLNVGVILYCKQQKFLHLKFVVDARKLTAFCASCNVDEIEDNLQALNKICNGEKNGGPIALLDAPSRFRWITAAKSTVVQASKVHPGLCIDANQTLDKLFAQLVL
- a CDS encoding helix-turn-helix domain-containing protein; this translates as MQTQPRYPNVYLYRRVVNAKLFIDTNYHEPINLDDIADEAFFSKFHFIRLFRAAYNYTPHQYLTRVRVDKASLLLQKGTSVSQTCYAVGFDSVPSFSALFKKVFKLSPALYRQRALERRKDILLSPHKYIPNCFAEKKGWV
- a CDS encoding VOC family protein, coding for MITKLNHVSIFVLDQDSAFDFYVNKLGFKVHTDAAMGPGMRWLTVTPPEQSDLEISLMAISEGMMFKGEAAEKMRDLVKNGTFGFGVFECNDLQATYEELKSKGVEFTKEPTKEFYGYEALFKDDSGNWFSLGQKK
- a CDS encoding alpha-ketoglutarate-dependent dioxygenase AlkB family protein; translation: MSQMDIFGASQKREVLPGLLDYLPGFITAGESADLLQHLINTSPWTQRSVIMYGKAVLTPRLTAWFGDRNIDPVFNGDGLAPHDWTPELLSLKERVEVESGIEFNSVLLNYYRDGNDSVSWHDDRDGLEGRNKFVVSLSLGATRSFDIRRKDDHAIKYSIPLESGSYLFMKNDFQKDWQHRIAKSVNIIKPRINLTFRVSKTV